Proteins from a single region of Verrucosispora sp. NA02020:
- a CDS encoding dihydrodipicolinate synthase family protein — MTTAHPGANLISALPTLFDPDGAVDLKATRAAYDQLAAHPVDGVFVAGTTGEFTTLTDDERLDVAAAAGDAFGPERTYWHVGHASTHQAVRLTRAAVDRGAARLAALTPHYFPATERALLDYYQAVVTAAAGRPVYAYLFTARTTTTVSPRSLARLAGTGLAGVKISGEPTSVLAEYLAALGDRDLPAYSGADAEFTEVVAAGGAGVVSGVSSALPAPFLAVRDALRSGDTDALAVARERSLRAVAATRQGNLAHLKAVLELRGLSAGGMRAPLDPISADDRRALEADVADLL, encoded by the coding sequence ATGACCACGGCCCACCCCGGAGCCAACCTGATCAGCGCCCTGCCGACCCTGTTCGACCCCGACGGCGCGGTCGACCTCAAGGCCACCCGGGCGGCCTACGACCAACTCGCCGCGCACCCCGTCGACGGGGTGTTCGTGGCCGGCACCACCGGCGAGTTCACCACCCTCACCGACGACGAGCGGCTGGACGTCGCCGCCGCCGCCGGTGACGCCTTCGGGCCCGAGCGCACCTACTGGCACGTCGGGCACGCCAGCACCCACCAGGCGGTTCGTCTCACCCGGGCGGCCGTCGACCGGGGAGCGGCCCGACTCGCGGCGCTCACCCCGCACTACTTCCCGGCCACCGAGCGGGCCCTGCTCGACTACTACCAGGCGGTGGTGACCGCCGCCGCCGGACGGCCGGTGTACGCGTACCTCTTCACCGCCCGGACCACCACGACGGTCTCGCCACGGTCGCTGGCCCGGCTGGCCGGGACGGGTCTGGCGGGCGTGAAGATCAGCGGCGAGCCGACCTCGGTGCTGGCCGAGTACCTCGCCGCGCTCGGCGACCGGGACCTGCCGGCGTACTCCGGTGCCGACGCGGAGTTCACCGAGGTCGTCGCGGCCGGCGGCGCCGGAGTGGTCTCCGGGGTCAGCTCGGCGCTGCCGGCACCCTTCCTCGCGGTCCGGGACGCCCTGCGCAGCGGGGACACCGACGCGCTCGCGGTGGCCCGGGAACGGTCGCTGCGGGCGGTGGCCGCCACCCGGCAGGGCAACCTGGCCCACCTCAAGGCCGTCCTGGAACTGCGCGGGCTGTCGGCCGGCGGCATGCGTGCCCCGCTCGACCCGATCTCGGCCGACGACCGTCGCGCGCTCGAAGCCGACGTCGCCGACCTGCTCTGA
- a CDS encoding tripartite tricarboxylate transporter substrate binding protein: MRSRMLRLAALAVAGTLVVTGCADRGGSETASGENFPEKDLTLVVHAAAGGGSDLTARTLAKELEADLGRSIVVENRTGGGGRVGLTYLKGRPADGYSIGFIPVEVAMLGHQGADIAPEQFTVLGQVMNAPATLSVPTNSPYQSLDDLLAAAKREPGTITVSNSGAGAIWEAATLALGEAAGATFKPVPYDGGAPAVAAGVSGEVQAVMAGVSESAAAAGNNQLRILAVLAPERVSSLPDVPTATEQGVDVVIGGWGLMGAPAGLPDEVRQRLADAVRKAASSEAFKDVMTKAGNTPLATSPDEASQFAQTEYDRFGQIYG; encoded by the coding sequence ATGAGATCACGCATGCTGCGCCTCGCCGCGTTGGCCGTCGCCGGCACCCTCGTGGTGACCGGCTGCGCCGACCGCGGCGGGAGCGAAACCGCCTCCGGCGAGAACTTCCCGGAGAAGGACCTCACCCTCGTCGTGCACGCCGCCGCCGGTGGTGGCTCCGACCTCACCGCCCGCACCCTGGCCAAGGAGCTGGAGGCGGACCTCGGCCGGTCGATCGTGGTGGAGAACCGGACCGGTGGCGGCGGCCGGGTGGGCCTGACCTACCTCAAGGGCCGGCCCGCCGACGGGTACTCGATCGGGTTCATCCCGGTCGAGGTGGCGATGCTCGGGCACCAGGGCGCCGACATCGCCCCGGAGCAGTTCACCGTGCTCGGGCAGGTGATGAACGCGCCGGCCACGCTGTCGGTGCCGACGAACAGTCCGTACCAGAGCCTCGACGACCTGCTGGCCGCGGCGAAGCGTGAGCCGGGCACGATCACCGTGTCGAACTCAGGTGCCGGCGCCATCTGGGAGGCCGCCACCCTCGCCCTGGGCGAGGCGGCCGGTGCGACCTTCAAGCCGGTGCCGTACGACGGCGGCGCGCCGGCCGTGGCCGCCGGGGTCTCCGGCGAGGTCCAGGCCGTGATGGCCGGGGTGAGCGAGTCCGCCGCCGCGGCCGGAAACAACCAGCTACGCATCCTCGCCGTGCTGGCCCCGGAGCGGGTCTCCTCGCTGCCGGACGTGCCCACCGCCACCGAGCAGGGCGTCGACGTGGTCATCGGTGGCTGGGGCCTGATGGGTGCCCCCGCCGGACTGCCCGACGAGGTCCGGCAGCGGCTCGCCGACGCCGTCCGCAAGGCCGCCTCCTCGGAGGCGTTCAAGGACGTGATGACCAAGGCCGGCAACACGCCGCTGGCGACCTCGCCGGACGAGGCCAGTCAGTTCGCCCAGACCGAGTACGACCGCTTCGGCCAGATCTACGGCTGA
- a CDS encoding tripartite tricarboxylate transporter TctB family protein: MAIHHPPIQGDHGAAARWRAAAPGMVFLVLGAVFLWLARSIELPARALAVSPRIWPETLAIGIIGLSALQIVLAFVTTPAVADDEDEEGPATRSGIARVVGFVAATLAFGVLWYYLHFLVSGLVFVAALTWIAGGRGIKDLLFFPAGVTVLIYGLFGLLLRVPL; encoded by the coding sequence ATGGCTATCCACCACCCGCCGATCCAGGGTGATCACGGTGCCGCCGCGCGTTGGCGCGCGGCGGCACCGGGGATGGTCTTCCTGGTACTGGGCGCCGTGTTCCTGTGGCTGGCCCGCTCGATCGAGCTGCCCGCCCGGGCCCTGGCGGTGAGTCCCCGGATCTGGCCGGAGACGCTCGCCATCGGGATCATCGGTCTGTCGGCCCTGCAGATCGTCCTCGCCTTCGTCACCACGCCCGCCGTGGCCGACGACGAGGACGAGGAGGGACCGGCCACCCGCTCGGGGATCGCCCGGGTGGTCGGCTTCGTCGCGGCCACGCTCGCCTTCGGGGTGCTCTGGTACTACCTGCACTTCCTGGTCTCCGGACTGGTCTTCGTCGCCGCACTCACCTGGATCGCCGGGGGTCGCGGGATCAAGGACCTGCTGTTCTTCCCCGCCGGGGTGACCGTGCTGATCTACGGCCTGTTCGGCCTGCTGCTGAGGGTCCCGCTATGA
- a CDS encoding GntR family transcriptional regulator produces the protein MLDVRPIRAESLGEKLAGELRRRIIVGDVPSGTRLVEEELADSFQVSRGPVRDAIRILRSEGLVTGSGRNAVTRSLNDADIEELMALRESFELLAVERAITVRRDVLARQLRTALIDMDAAVNDRDPVAFTTADIRFHSAFFATAGMTRLSVLWDQFRPTIEGLLHASGKRLADLAPSAREHHDLAGLITAGKVAEVKAELHRHLQTTCSRLRSANPPTPVQRENDL, from the coding sequence GTGTTGGACGTGAGGCCGATCAGGGCGGAGTCCCTCGGCGAGAAGCTGGCCGGCGAGCTGCGCCGTCGCATCATCGTGGGCGACGTGCCGTCGGGCACCCGGCTCGTCGAGGAGGAGCTGGCCGACTCCTTCCAGGTCAGCCGGGGTCCGGTCCGTGACGCCATCCGCATCCTGCGGTCGGAGGGACTGGTCACCGGCTCCGGCCGCAACGCCGTCACCCGGTCGCTGAACGACGCCGACATCGAGGAGCTGATGGCTCTGCGGGAGTCGTTCGAGCTGCTGGCGGTGGAGCGGGCCATCACCGTCCGGCGCGACGTCCTCGCCCGTCAGTTGCGTACCGCCCTGATCGACATGGACGCGGCGGTGAACGACCGGGACCCGGTCGCCTTCACGACCGCGGACATCCGGTTCCACAGCGCGTTCTTCGCCACCGCCGGGATGACCCGGCTCAGCGTCCTGTGGGACCAGTTCCGCCCCACCATCGAAGGTCTGCTGCACGCCTCCGGCAAGCGGCTGGCCGACCTCGCGCCCTCGGCGCGGGAGCACCACGACCTGGCCGGGCTGATCACCGCCGGCAAGGTCGCCGAGGTCAAGGCCGAGCTGCACCGACACCTGCAGACGACCTGCTCCCGGCTGCGTTCCGCGAACCCCCCGACCCCCGTCCAGAGAGAGAACGACCTATGA
- a CDS encoding exo-alpha-sialidase gives MTTRHFVVRDVPGQCHGSTVCVTEDTFVVAWFQGDHEGAADSRIWLSRGTDDRWSAPTVVSGDLAPCWNPVLHRRTGGDLVCWFKVGATISTWVTHRVVSTDGGRTWSTPRPLGDAEPGGRGPVRTPPLRLRSGRLLAGASTERWGERPRWDCFVERSDDDGDTWQRSPDIRLDHATFPGAGAIQPALWQTPTGEVRLLARSTAGRLVTATSVDDGRTWSPGSLSTVPNNNSGIAVTRLGDRVHLAHNPTTGDWASRAPLTVSVSTDEGQTFRPWLTLEESLGETADEGYRPADSGVLTTGDNEFSYPCLIPVGDRLAVTYTWQRRGIVLALLDPSEHIS, from the coding sequence GTGACGACACGACACTTCGTGGTCCGGGACGTGCCCGGCCAGTGCCACGGCAGCACCGTCTGCGTCACCGAGGACACCTTCGTGGTCGCCTGGTTCCAGGGCGACCACGAAGGGGCGGCCGACTCGCGGATCTGGCTCAGCCGGGGGACCGACGACCGGTGGAGCGCCCCGACGGTGGTCAGCGGCGACCTGGCACCCTGCTGGAACCCGGTGCTGCACCGGCGTACCGGTGGGGACCTGGTCTGCTGGTTCAAGGTCGGCGCGACCATCTCGACCTGGGTGACCCACCGGGTCGTCTCCACCGACGGCGGCCGGACCTGGTCGACGCCCCGACCGCTCGGCGACGCCGAGCCCGGCGGCCGGGGACCGGTCCGCACCCCGCCGCTGCGCCTACGCTCCGGCCGACTGCTCGCCGGGGCCTCCACCGAGAGGTGGGGCGAGCGCCCCCGATGGGACTGCTTCGTGGAGCGCAGCGACGACGACGGCGACACCTGGCAGCGGTCCCCGGACATCCGGCTCGACCACGCCACCTTCCCCGGCGCGGGCGCCATCCAGCCCGCGCTCTGGCAGACCCCGACCGGCGAGGTACGCCTGCTGGCCCGCAGCACCGCCGGCCGGCTCGTCACCGCCACCAGCGTCGACGACGGCCGCACCTGGTCGCCCGGCTCGCTGTCCACCGTGCCGAACAACAACTCCGGCATCGCGGTGACCCGTCTCGGCGACCGCGTCCACCTGGCCCACAACCCGACCACCGGGGACTGGGCCAGCCGGGCGCCCCTGACCGTCTCCGTCTCCACCGACGAGGGGCAGACCTTCCGGCCCTGGCTGACCCTTGAGGAATCGCTCGGCGAGACGGCGGACGAGGGCTACCGGCCCGCCGACTCGGGGGTCCTGACCACCGGCGACAACGAGTTCTCGTACCCCTGCCTGATCCCCGTCGGGGACCGGCTCGCTGTGACGTACACCTGGCAGCGGCGCGGCATCGTGCTCGCCCTGCTCGATCCCTCGGAGCACATCTCATGA
- a CDS encoding fucose isomerase has protein sequence MSSYAFPELTDQPVAEPGVVWTVASGDLRPSANVTCWPVQRQFEADLERAVTALGHRVQRAHPVDDTAGHGFIASQRQGIEVFKSIPPDAPLIVAEAVWQYSHHVLAGLRTHRGPILVVANWSGEFPGLVGLLGLTASLTKAGVAHSILWSEKFTDDWAVTRLRTWLETGKLEHDQSHVRDLPELPASEEVRLGRALAAQLVRDKAIIGVFDEGCMGMYNAIIDDELLNPLGVYKERLSQSALVAEMATVTDAEAQAVRDWLDAAGFTFHTGTDEATELTDAQLHSQFKMYVAALRIADDFGLDAVGIQYQQGLKDVVPASDLVEGLLNNVSRPPVTSRDGARELYADAPLPHFNEVDEGVAVDSLVTNRIWTAMGLDPATTLHDIRWGEEYDGRFVWVMEISGSVPASHNGGYDKSWSMRQPPMYFPLGGGTLSGVSKPGEIVWSRVFIADGVLHVDLGRGSAVELPAEETQRRLDATTPQWPIMHAVLHGVDRDQLMARHKANHLNVVYAPDAATADRALAAKAAMFAELGLAVHLCGQVNL, from the coding sequence GTGAGCAGCTACGCCTTTCCCGAGTTGACCGACCAGCCCGTGGCCGAGCCCGGCGTGGTCTGGACCGTCGCCAGCGGCGACCTGCGGCCCAGCGCCAACGTCACCTGCTGGCCGGTGCAGCGGCAGTTCGAGGCCGACCTGGAGCGGGCGGTCACCGCCCTGGGCCACCGGGTGCAGCGGGCACACCCGGTCGACGACACCGCCGGGCACGGCTTCATCGCCAGCCAGCGCCAGGGCATCGAGGTGTTCAAGTCGATCCCGCCCGACGCGCCGCTGATCGTCGCCGAGGCGGTCTGGCAGTACAGCCACCACGTGCTGGCCGGGCTGCGCACCCACCGGGGCCCGATCCTGGTGGTGGCGAACTGGAGCGGTGAGTTCCCCGGCCTGGTCGGCCTGCTCGGCCTGACCGCCAGCCTCACCAAGGCTGGCGTGGCGCACTCCATCCTGTGGAGCGAGAAGTTCACCGACGACTGGGCGGTGACGCGGCTGCGTACCTGGCTGGAGACCGGGAAGCTGGAGCACGACCAGAGCCACGTCCGGGATCTGCCGGAGCTGCCGGCCTCCGAGGAGGTACGGCTCGGTCGGGCGCTCGCGGCGCAGCTCGTCCGGGACAAGGCCATCATCGGCGTCTTCGACGAGGGCTGCATGGGCATGTACAACGCCATCATCGACGACGAGCTGCTCAACCCGCTCGGCGTCTACAAGGAACGGCTGTCGCAGAGCGCCCTGGTCGCCGAGATGGCGACGGTCACCGACGCCGAGGCGCAGGCCGTTCGGGACTGGCTGGACGCGGCCGGGTTCACCTTCCACACCGGCACCGACGAGGCCACCGAGCTGACCGACGCCCAACTGCACAGCCAGTTCAAGATGTACGTGGCCGCGCTGCGCATCGCCGACGACTTCGGCCTGGACGCGGTCGGCATCCAGTACCAGCAGGGGCTCAAGGACGTCGTACCCGCCAGCGACCTGGTCGAGGGGCTGCTGAACAACGTCTCCCGTCCGCCGGTGACCAGCCGCGACGGTGCCCGGGAACTCTACGCCGACGCGCCGCTGCCGCACTTCAACGAGGTCGACGAGGGCGTCGCGGTGGACTCCCTGGTGACCAACCGGATCTGGACCGCGATGGGGCTGGACCCGGCGACCACCCTGCACGACATCCGCTGGGGCGAGGAGTACGACGGCCGGTTCGTCTGGGTCATGGAGATCTCCGGCTCGGTCCCGGCCTCGCACAACGGCGGCTACGACAAGAGCTGGAGCATGCGGCAGCCGCCGATGTACTTCCCGCTCGGCGGCGGCACCCTCAGCGGCGTGTCCAAGCCGGGGGAGATCGTCTGGTCCCGGGTCTTCATCGCCGACGGCGTCCTCCACGTCGACCTGGGTCGGGGCAGCGCGGTGGAGTTGCCGGCCGAGGAGACCCAGCGCCGCCTCGACGCCACCACCCCGCAGTGGCCGATCATGCACGCCGTCCTGCACGGCGTCGACCGCGACCAGTTGATGGCCCGCCACAAGGCCAACCACCTGAACGTGGTGTACGCCCCGGACGCCGCCACCGCCGACCGGGCGCTCGCCGCCAAGGCCGCCATGTTCGCCGAACTGGGCCTGGCGGTGCACCTCTGCGGTCAGGTGAACCTGTAG
- a CDS encoding ribonucleotide-diphosphate reductase subunit beta — MPVTTVSETSTSTSTGVGERHLLLDPGMDLTLRPMRYPQFFDRFKDAIKNTWTVEEVDLHSDLADLAKLSPAEQHLVSRLVAFFATGDTIVANNLVLNLYQHVNSPEGRLYLSRQLFEEAVHVQFYLNLLDTYVPDEKQRFEAFAAVENIPSIARKAEFCFTWIDSIFDLRELRTREDRRAFLLNLICFAACIEGLFFYGAFAYVYFLRSRGLLHGLASGTNWVFRDESMHMAFAFDVVDTVRAEEPDLFDAELEQQVKDMLAEAVECEVQFAVDLLEQGVSGMSPADMREYLQHVADRRLAVLGIAPMYGSGNPFAFMELQDVQELSNFFERRVSAYQVGVTGSVSFDDDF, encoded by the coding sequence ATGCCAGTGACCACCGTCTCCGAGACCAGCACCAGCACGAGCACCGGCGTGGGGGAGCGGCACCTGCTGCTCGATCCCGGCATGGACCTGACCCTGCGGCCGATGCGCTACCCGCAGTTCTTCGACCGCTTCAAGGACGCCATCAAGAACACCTGGACGGTGGAGGAGGTCGATCTGCACTCCGACCTCGCCGACCTGGCCAAGCTCTCCCCGGCCGAGCAGCACCTGGTGTCCCGGCTCGTGGCGTTCTTCGCCACCGGCGACACCATCGTCGCCAACAACCTCGTGCTCAACCTCTATCAGCACGTCAACTCGCCGGAAGGCCGGCTGTACCTCTCCCGGCAGCTGTTCGAGGAAGCGGTGCACGTCCAGTTCTACCTGAACCTGCTGGACACCTACGTCCCGGACGAGAAGCAACGGTTCGAGGCGTTCGCGGCGGTGGAGAACATCCCGTCGATCGCCCGCAAGGCCGAGTTCTGCTTCACGTGGATCGACTCCATCTTCGACCTGCGCGAGCTGCGGACCCGCGAGGACCGGCGGGCCTTCCTGCTGAACCTGATCTGCTTCGCCGCCTGCATCGAGGGCCTGTTCTTCTACGGCGCCTTCGCCTACGTCTACTTCCTGCGCTCCCGGGGGCTGCTGCACGGCCTCGCCTCGGGCACCAACTGGGTGTTCCGCGACGAGTCCATGCACATGGCCTTCGCCTTCGACGTGGTCGACACCGTCCGCGCCGAGGAGCCGGACCTGTTCGACGCGGAGTTGGAGCAGCAGGTCAAGGACATGCTGGCCGAAGCGGTCGAGTGCGAGGTGCAGTTCGCCGTCGACCTGCTGGAGCAGGGCGTCTCCGGCATGTCGCCGGCCGACATGCGGGAGTACCTCCAGCACGTGGCCGACCGGCGGCTGGCCGTGCTCGGCATCGCCCCGATGTACGGCAGCGGCAACCCGTTCGCGTTCATGGAGTTGCAGGACGTCCAGGAGCTGTCGAACTTCTTCGAGCGGCGGGTCTCCGCCTACCAGGTCGGGGTGACCGGCTCGGTCAGCTTCGACGACGACTTCTGA
- a CDS encoding ribonucleoside-diphosphate reductase subunit alpha — translation MTVTQEQAGPEQRRHVMQVRKRNGDTEPVDVNKIVKAVERWVADLDEIDPLRVATKTISGLYDGATTAEMDKLSIQTAAELIGEEPQYSKLAARLLAAYVDKEVRGQQVASFSQSIRYAHGLGLIGDDTAAFVARNARKLDDAVDPAGDLRFEYFGLRTVADRYLLRHPQTRLVVETPQYWLLRVACGLSQTPGEAIGFYRLMSSLAYLPSSPTLFNSGTRHTQMSSCFLVDSPRDELDSIYERYHQVAKLSKFSGGIGISWSRVRGRGALIRGTNGRSNGIVPFLKTLDAGVAAVNQGGRRKGAACVYLEPWHPDVEEFLELRDNTGEESRRTHNLNLANWIPDEFMRRVEADGDWSLVDPSDAPELPDLFGEAFDEAYRAAEKKAVKTVKARDLYGRMMRTLAQTGNGWMTFKDASNRLSNQTGAPGNTIHLSNLCTEILEVNDDAETAVCNLGSVNLGAHVTADGVDWERLRATVRTAVVFLDRVIDINYYPAEQAAASNPRWRPVGLGLMGLQDALFTLRLPFDSPAARELSTRVQEEIFLTALETSSGLAERFGPHPAYAETRAARGELHPDLWGAEVGQTGRWAALRETIGRHGLRNSLLVAIAPTATIASIAGCYECIEPQVSNLFKRETMSGEFLQINTYLVRELKARGLWTAPIREQIKRAEGSVQGVVELPADVRELFRTAWELPQRALIDLAAARAPFIDQSQSLNLFLSAPTIGKLSSMYLYAWKSGLKTTYYLRSRPATRIQQATVAVTPSVTPVVAVSDDEALACSLENPESCEACQ, via the coding sequence ATGACGGTGACCCAGGAGCAGGCGGGGCCGGAGCAACGCCGGCACGTCATGCAGGTCCGCAAGCGGAACGGCGACACCGAGCCGGTGGACGTCAACAAGATCGTCAAGGCGGTCGAGCGGTGGGTCGCCGACCTGGACGAGATCGACCCGCTGCGGGTGGCGACGAAGACCATCAGCGGGCTGTACGACGGCGCGACCACGGCCGAGATGGACAAGCTCTCCATCCAGACCGCGGCCGAACTGATCGGTGAGGAGCCGCAGTACTCGAAGTTGGCGGCCCGACTGCTGGCCGCGTACGTGGACAAGGAGGTCCGCGGACAGCAGGTGGCCAGCTTCAGCCAGTCCATCCGGTACGCACACGGCCTGGGCCTGATCGGCGACGACACCGCCGCGTTCGTGGCCCGCAACGCCCGCAAGCTGGACGACGCCGTCGACCCGGCGGGGGACCTGCGCTTCGAGTACTTCGGCCTGCGCACCGTCGCCGACCGGTACCTGCTGCGGCACCCGCAGACCCGGCTCGTGGTGGAGACGCCGCAGTACTGGCTGCTGCGGGTCGCCTGCGGCCTGTCCCAGACGCCCGGCGAGGCGATCGGCTTCTACCGGCTGATGTCCAGCCTGGCCTACCTGCCCAGCTCGCCGACGCTGTTCAACTCCGGCACCCGGCACACGCAGATGTCCTCGTGCTTCCTGGTCGACTCGCCGCGCGACGAGCTCGACTCCATCTACGAGCGCTACCACCAGGTCGCGAAGCTGTCCAAGTTCTCCGGTGGCATCGGCATCTCCTGGTCCCGGGTGCGCGGTCGGGGCGCCCTGATCCGGGGCACCAACGGCAGGTCGAACGGCATCGTGCCGTTCCTCAAGACACTGGACGCCGGGGTGGCCGCGGTCAACCAGGGCGGCCGTCGCAAGGGCGCGGCCTGCGTCTACCTCGAACCGTGGCACCCGGACGTGGAGGAGTTCCTCGAACTGCGGGACAACACCGGCGAGGAGTCCCGGCGTACGCACAACCTGAACCTCGCCAACTGGATTCCGGACGAGTTCATGCGCCGGGTCGAGGCGGACGGCGACTGGTCGCTGGTCGACCCGTCGGACGCCCCCGAGCTGCCCGACCTGTTCGGTGAGGCGTTCGACGAGGCGTACCGCGCGGCGGAGAAGAAGGCGGTCAAGACCGTCAAGGCCCGCGACCTGTACGGCCGGATGATGCGGACGCTCGCGCAGACCGGCAACGGGTGGATGACCTTCAAGGACGCCTCGAACCGGCTCTCCAACCAGACCGGTGCCCCGGGCAACACCATCCACCTGTCGAACCTCTGCACCGAGATTCTGGAGGTCAACGACGACGCCGAGACGGCGGTCTGCAACCTCGGGTCGGTCAACCTGGGCGCGCACGTCACCGCGGACGGGGTCGACTGGGAGCGGCTGCGCGCGACGGTGCGTACCGCCGTGGTGTTCTTGGACCGGGTGATCGACATCAACTACTACCCGGCCGAGCAGGCGGCGGCGTCGAACCCGCGCTGGCGCCCCGTCGGGCTCGGGCTGATGGGCCTCCAGGACGCGCTCTTCACGCTGCGCCTGCCGTTCGACTCCCCGGCCGCCCGGGAGCTGTCGACCCGCGTGCAGGAGGAGATCTTCCTGACCGCGTTGGAGACCTCGTCCGGGCTCGCCGAGCGGTTCGGCCCGCATCCCGCGTACGCCGAGACCCGCGCCGCCCGGGGTGAGCTGCACCCGGACCTGTGGGGCGCCGAGGTCGGCCAGACCGGGCGGTGGGCCGCGCTGCGCGAGACGATCGGTCGGCACGGCCTGCGGAACTCGCTGCTGGTGGCGATCGCCCCGACCGCCACCATCGCCTCGATCGCCGGCTGCTACGAGTGCATCGAGCCGCAGGTGTCCAACCTGTTCAAGCGCGAGACGATGTCCGGCGAGTTCCTCCAGATCAACACCTATCTGGTCCGCGAACTGAAGGCGCGCGGGCTGTGGACGGCCCCGATCCGGGAGCAGATCAAGCGCGCCGAAGGTTCCGTGCAGGGCGTGGTCGAGCTGCCCGCCGACGTACGCGAGCTGTTCCGGACTGCGTGGGAGCTGCCGCAGCGGGCGCTGATCGACCTGGCGGCGGCCCGCGCCCCCTTCATCGACCAGTCGCAGTCGCTGAACCTGTTCCTGAGCGCGCCGACCATCGGCAAGCTCTCCTCGATGTACCTGTACGCCTGGAAGTCCGGGCTGAAGACCACGTACTACCTGCGGTCGCGTCCGGCGACCCGGATCCAGCAGGCCACTGTCGCCGTCACCCCGAGCGTCACGCCGGTCGTGGCGGTCAGCGACGACGAGGCGTTGGCCTGCTCCCTGGAGAACCCCGAGAGCTGCGAGGCATGCCAGTGA
- a CDS encoding tripartite tricarboxylate transporter permease, whose product MSALVEGFGALLSVQMLVCVLAGAAIGMLVGAFPGVTATMAVALASAFTLTMDPLPGLAVLLTILIGAQFGDRVPAILINTPGTPASIATTFDGYAMAKQGKAGLALTSSAFASAVGGFVGIAVLMVAAIPLSTVAMRFGSPEMFALVVFGLTMMIEVSGRQLVKGLIAGLFGLALGTVGRDPMDGSDRLTFGIPQLVEGIPFIAVIIGLFGIAEVFSQMISRRHSTQKAITSFGRWWPNKQETRQMVKPIAVGSSVGTVVGVLPAVGGDIGGIVAWNQAKRVSKEPEKFGKGSLEGLTAADGSSNAGVGGSVLTTLALGVPGDSVMAVMLGSMIIWGIQPGPGLFTSQPDLVYSIAGIMFFATVLTLGLSLLRMRGVAKLLELPSRFLWTVILAFCIVGTYAVNNSVFDVGVMVLFGVLGLLLRRYGFPAGPIVLGLILGPLAERNFRRSMELGGLETIYTSPIAVGLLVLAVLAVAVPRIRSRMKARRQGTTDRDTPTDPPVPAGASR is encoded by the coding sequence ATGAGCGCACTGGTCGAGGGCTTCGGTGCCCTCCTCTCCGTACAGATGCTGGTCTGCGTCCTCGCAGGTGCCGCGATCGGCATGCTCGTCGGCGCGTTCCCGGGCGTCACCGCCACCATGGCGGTCGCCCTGGCCAGCGCCTTCACCCTGACCATGGACCCGCTGCCCGGCCTGGCCGTGCTGCTGACCATCCTGATCGGCGCACAGTTCGGCGACCGGGTCCCGGCCATCCTGATCAACACCCCGGGCACTCCGGCGTCGATCGCCACCACCTTCGACGGCTACGCCATGGCCAAGCAGGGCAAGGCCGGCCTGGCGCTGACCTCGTCGGCCTTCGCCTCGGCGGTCGGCGGTTTCGTCGGCATCGCGGTGCTGATGGTCGCCGCGATCCCGCTGAGCACGGTGGCCATGCGCTTCGGCTCGCCGGAGATGTTCGCGCTGGTGGTCTTCGGTCTCACCATGATGATCGAGGTCTCCGGCCGGCAACTCGTCAAGGGCCTCATCGCCGGCCTGTTCGGTCTGGCGCTGGGCACCGTCGGCCGGGACCCGATGGACGGCTCGGACCGGCTGACCTTCGGCATCCCGCAACTGGTCGAGGGGATTCCGTTCATCGCGGTGATCATCGGCCTGTTCGGCATCGCCGAGGTGTTCAGCCAGATGATCTCGCGTCGTCACAGCACCCAGAAGGCGATCACCAGCTTCGGCCGCTGGTGGCCGAACAAGCAGGAGACCCGGCAGATGGTCAAGCCGATCGCCGTCGGATCCTCGGTCGGCACCGTGGTCGGCGTGCTGCCGGCCGTCGGCGGGGACATCGGCGGAATCGTCGCCTGGAACCAGGCCAAGCGGGTCTCCAAGGAGCCGGAGAAGTTCGGCAAGGGCTCCCTGGAGGGGCTCACCGCCGCCGACGGCTCCTCCAACGCCGGTGTCGGCGGGTCCGTGCTGACCACGCTGGCCCTCGGCGTACCGGGCGACTCGGTGATGGCCGTGATGCTCGGCTCGATGATCATCTGGGGCATCCAGCCCGGTCCGGGCCTGTTCACCTCGCAACCGGACCTGGTCTACTCGATCGCCGGCATCATGTTCTTCGCCACCGTGCTGACGCTGGGGTTGAGCCTGCTGCGCATGCGCGGCGTAGCCAAGCTGCTGGAGCTGCCCAGCCGGTTCCTGTGGACGGTGATCCTGGCCTTCTGCATCGTCGGCACGTACGCGGTGAACAACAGCGTCTTCGATGTCGGCGTCATGGTCCTGTTCGGCGTACTCGGCCTGCTGCTGCGCCGGTACGGCTTCCCGGCCGGCCCGATCGTGCTCGGCCTGATCCTCGGCCCGCTGGCCGAGCGTAACTTCCGCCGGTCGATGGAGCTGGGCGGACTGGAGACCATCTACACCAGCCCGATCGCGGTGGGCCTGCTCGTGCTGGCCGTGCTGGCCGTGGCGGTGCCCCGCATCCGCAGCCGGATGAAGGCGCGTCGGCAGGGCACCACCGACCGCGACACCCCGACCGATCCGCCGGTCCCCGCCGGAGCGAGCCGGTGA